The Sander vitreus isolate 19-12246 chromosome 24, sanVit1, whole genome shotgun sequence genome segment GACTTCAGCCTGGCTGACGCCCTCAACCAGGAGTTCATGACCACGCGGACCAACGAGAAGGTGGAGCTACAGCACCTGAACGACCGCTTCGCCAGCTACATCGAGAAGGTGCGCTTCCTGGAGCAGCAGAACCAGGCGCTGGCGGTGGAGGTGGAGCGTCTGCGTGGCCGCGAGCCCACACGCATCGCCGACCTGTACGAAGAGGAGATGACCGAGCTGAGGAGGCAGGTGGAGATTGTGACCAATCAGAGGTCACGGATAGAAGTGGAGCGTGACAACCTGCTCGACGACGTTGACAAGCTCAAACTCAGGTGGGAGGGGCAAGACGCTGTCGTGTCGTGTCGTGTGTTCCTTTAATACAGCGTGTATGTGTTCCTTTaagacattgtgtgtgtgtgtgtgtgtgtgtgtgtgtgtgtgtgtgtgtgtgtgtgtgtgtgtgtgtgtgtgtgtgagtttatgACAGAAAggtgaaagaaaatatttttcagcaagagggagaaaaaagtaagcaaaaagtaaaaacaggTAGTTTGACATTAAAAGTCCAATAAACAGGAAGAGAATAAGTCAAATCAAGAACTATCTGCTGATTTCCCCCGACAACAGGGTGGATGAACGCGTGGATGGAGAGGTGGATGACAGGAGGGATGGGGTGATAATTTAACCAGGCGTGTGGTAGATGATTGAATGATCTGCTGTGTGTTGTGGATACATGAAGCATGTTTAGAGCCTGTTTTTAAAGGACCATGCCAGTGTTTCTACACATATATACTTCACATCAAAGTTGATCATTTTCTGTGCTTTAATAAGCTTATATAACTGCATATATATTGAATGATGAGTAGACCTTCCGAGGGATTAATCATGATGCAGGAAGTTCTGCTTTTCCTGAACAATCTTAACTTATAAGTCAAAGTTTCGGACCATTCTTCAGACCATTTCTTAGAGGTTTCGGCCATACTGGTCGGGGTCCTGATTTTATATTTGAATGCAGTTGTCACGAAGTTGCTTCTTatcataaaaaagacaaaaatacattttcacttcGTAGAAAGAAGATTGAGGATGACTCATTGTTGATGCAGTGGGACAGAAGACAAGCTGAGGTTTAACTCGCCTACTGACTCAGCGAGTGAATGACACACTTCTTACAGAGTGTGTTTTAGGAAGgaggaaataaaacaagatgGTTTGAAATAATGCAGAGCGAGCAGAGGATCATTATAAATACCTAACATATCAACTTTAGCATGATATATCTATTGATTGACAAACAGACATAATGGTAGCCTGTTTTTGTCCATGACAGCAGAAGCATGGAGGTGTTGGACTGTTGCATAACAGGTGTGGAGACACCCACAATACTTttataaacattaaaaatagCACACCGTTTTAGTTAATTAATGATTCATTTACAGGTTTGCTGGATGTCAGAggaaaaatttactttttttctcccctACTTTaaaatctgacagctttaattACTTTGCTTTttactttgagttttttttacagaatatATAAATTATGATCATCTTACAGATACCCAGGagtatatatagtatttaaagatttgatttgattgaccTGGGACAATCAACAGTATGTtgtaatagaaaaaaagaaaaagaaaaccagataaaaacacaaagataaaaCACAAGAGAAAGCAACATTAAGATGCTGcatcaaaaataataatccactataataatataacactaTCTCTTACACATTAAGTTATGCTGACAATAATATTGaaagcaggacttttatttgtgATTGGACACTTTTAATTTTTggtattgttacttttactcagtttaaatatttgaatacttcttccaataCTGCTTGAAATTGTTCAATTTACACTCTCCGCTCCCATTAAGCATTACAACTAATACTTCTACTTATAATACTTAAAACTACTTGAGGGACTCCTCACACAATATTAAAGTGTGTTTCAGGTTGACTTACACTTAACCGATATAAAAAAGTGAAGATACCCTCACAGGAAGAACTGAATTTGATGAACTTGAAGTCAAcattgcaacacattctcaaacTCGTCTGCAGAGTGTGTCTGTAATCCAGAATATTCTCTAACTATTAAAATGATGGatgactagtgtgtgtgtgtgtgtgtgtgtgtgtgtgtgtgtgtgtgtgtgtgtgtgtgcctgccgaAGCCTGACCAAAGTAAGagctcatcacacacacacacacacacacacacacacacacacacacacacacacacacacacacacacacacacagtcctcttctataaaaggagaggaaagagcTCCCACATATCTGAAGAACCTCTGATGATctgtccttcctctttctccctctgtggTTTACATTCAGGGCCAGTTTTATACAGAttcagagaaaagagaagaaagcaCTACTGcaatttatattaaatataaaataatcactggagggtcttttaaagagttttcacttaaaataaaatagaaatgcaGCTTTTATCTGAGTTTTTGTTGCTGTAAGGTTGTACTGTATTCAGCCCAGTAGTACaacattacagtaaatgtgcAGCAGACTTTCCTggcttaataaataaaatgagcaTCTGTTCAGAGGATTACGATAATATCTGTTATTAATTGAGAGCTTTTATTACATAAAGATGTTTGTCTTTCACATTTCAGTTTAGATGGTTTATTGGCAAAATCATTTTCCAATCACATCTCATATCTCAGATGAAACAAATGAACTCAAAATGATCCACCACTGAGAATACCAAGGTGtcgtcttttgtatttttttctgtaaagaGTTTTAGCAAAGGATGGTTATTTCTACATTTGACAGTTTGGGATAATTGCAGTCTTTTTAGACTAAGTACATTTAAATCTGACTACTTCTAGGTCAccaaaaaagaataaatgacTCAGCAttcctggaaaaaaaactacacaatTTGGCAGCAATTATAAGTAAAACAGACAATGTTCTGAGAGGAATTTCCTTTAAAGAACTGCTCAAGGAATCAAATACAATTTATGGTATCATTGTCTCTCATCACCTCCTCCAGACTCCAGGAGGAGATTCTCCAAAAAGAGGACGCAGAAAACAACCTGGCTGCTTTCAGGGCGGTGAGTTGCTCAGGCATTACTGTTGGCAACTGTGTATCACTATAGTATTTAAATACTCAAGTCAAAGACATTTCTGCAATGAAAGTTCTTCTCTTGATAGATAATATTTATTTGTACTATTTGTTCTGTAAAACACACGTGAACATGGACCAAACTATTTGCTCTACTTACTTTTAATAAGTTTGAGTAAGTTTAATAACTTACCAAACTGTTGCAGGACGTGGACGCTGCCACTCTGGCTCGTCTGGACCTGGAGAGACGCATCGAGACACTGCAGGAGGAGATCGCCTTCCTGAAGAAGATCCATGAAGAggttctcttctttttcttctgtttctctgtACTTGTTTTCGACTGCAACAAGTGCAAATATTATGTTTATTAAGGTCAATTTGCCAGTGATACTGTACATGTTTCAAACAATGCACAGAGGATCTTAATCCCAAGATTATTTAGGAgaatatagtaataataataatattttttttttctgcctgtctttgtttgtattCTGTGACTGCATTTATCTGTCTATGAGCATCTGTTGTGTAGTccatctttctgtctttgtgtgtgtgtgtgtgtgtgtgagagagataacAAACGAGCGGATTGTGGAAGTATACAGTTTCACACACAAAGCTTGCATGTTGGCAGCAGGCCTGAGCAGTGCTGCAGCAGAGCGCTGAAATCTCCCACAGCAGATGTACTTCTAAAATTACTCAGTGTAGCAGCAGTAGACGCCCACATCTCTGAACAGCAGAGGCCTGAAGcttaggtgtgtttgtgtgtgtgtgtgtgtgtgtgtgtgtgtgtttgtgtttgtgtgtgtgtgtgtgtgtgcgtgcgtgcgtgcgtgcgtgtgtgcgtgtgtgtgtgtgtgtgtgtgtgtgtgtgtgtgtgtgtgtgtgcgtgcatgtgtgtgtgtgttaccagccACTGATAAGACTTGCTACATGATGCCAAAGCCAAGTGGTTGCTTCAGTAGTGTTAGTGGTGTGATTAGTGCTTTTTTAGGATTGGTATCAGGGTGACAGAGGATGATCAAAGCAACAACCCCACTGCTGAGTGTTAAAGTGCCTTATGGCTGCTAGATGCCAGGTCCAAGAATACATGCACTGCTGTCTTGTCTTTTTAGCCAGACCTAAACTTGTCTGATGTGACAAGTTTAAGTCTGGCTAAATCAAAATCTGGGCGCTTTTAGAACACACCAAATTAGTTATAACTATGGAGTGTTCAAGTGTGTACAGACAGAGAAGCAAAGCAGAATGTGCATAAATCTGAGTGTAGGAAATATTTTAAGTAGCACACACTGGACGTGCTGATGTACAGAAGCAGTCGAGGTGTCATCTAGATGTTTTGCCACAGGAGTGTGTTACCCTTTACGTTCTGACGTTGCTACTCCCATTCCCACCTGGacatgtgcacaaacacacagacacatactatACGCAACATTAACCATTTTAATCTCTTCTGTGCTCCTTCAGACAAATGCACATAAAATCAACCACCAAAACCCACCActctcccactctctcccctcgtcttcctccttgtcctcctcctcctcctacagGAGATCCGCGAGCTGCAGATGCAGATGCAGGAGTCTCAGGTGCAGATCCAGATGGACATGTCCAAGCCGGACCTGACGGCGGCGTTGCGAGACATCAGAGCCCAGTATGAAGGCATCGCAGCCAAGAACATCTCCGAGGCCGAGGACTGGTACAAGTCAaaggtgagagagggagagacatggTGGGCTTTAAAGATTATAAATGAATAGATTATTGTTAATAGTAATAACAACCTTTGACCTTTGTCTGTGCAGGTGTCCGACCTGAACCAGGCAGTGAGTAAAAACAACGAGGCGCTGAAGCAGGCCCGGCAGGAGACCATGGAGTTCAGGCACCAGATCCAGTCCTACACCTGCGAGATCGATTCGCTTAAAGGCACTgtaggtcacacacacacacacacacacacacacacacacacacacacacacacacacacacacacacttcagactTTGTCTCTTTGACAAACCCAGAACGAGTCCCTGATGAGGCAGATGAGGGACATGGAGGACCGGCACGCACGTGAGGCTGGCGGTTTCCAGGACAACATCGCCCGACTGGAGGCGGAGATCGCCAACATGAAGGACGAGATGGCACGCCACCTCCGCGAGTACCAGGACCTGCTCAACGTCAAGATGGCGCTGGACGTGGAGATCGCCACCTACAGGAAGCTGCTGGAAGGGGAGGAGAGCAGGTGAGGCTGGAGTCCAGGAACACAGACTGAATATCAGGGGCTCCAGCCctaaatgttttctcaaaagccatGAATATTTTAGGGTTTCAAAATAACTTTAACTTTGGGTTatttcccctcagtctctctgccTGGACTGGCAAATCAATACAGCAAAATATCGCTGTTAATTCTGTGAACTCTACTAGAAAATAGGTTTCAAGATTAGTAAattagtaatgctgtttacgccaaataTCCTACCCTACCTACATTATCTAACTTTGAAAATAGTAACATCAGACAATTGGGCCTCTTTTTAGGCAGAAGTAAAAATAAGTCACActtgttctggtttcagaatgatgaagacataCAAAATAAGATGTAGGATCTGCAGGATGATTCTTTTCCTTGGCAACTACCATGTTTTATCCCAAATGATTTCCAGATTTTTAGGCATTATGTTATCAAAGCTGGTTTGGTTTGGGCTGAGCCCTGAATGTTTACAATATCTGGCTCTGCCCCTGCTGAACATAATCAATGGACtatttctaacattttataCTTTGACTTGCTTTAAGAAAAGAAGGCTTTTAAGATGTGTTGCATATGTATTGTCTGTAAAAACttacagtaaagtaaaaatattaaGCTCTGTTGATAGAAGGTAAAACAAGTTTCTTCATTTGCAGACAGGTTAGAACTGAACTACAATCTGATTTTACTACAATCTGACGACTGTAGCCttaaaatcaatattttattgaaattaaataaaatgaattatgaCTAAGgactaaatatattatataacacTTTTATTCCCATCTTTGCAGGATTACCTTGCCTGTGCAGAGCTACTCCACCCTGAGCTACAGAGGTACGAACACACCTACTGTAACCTGAACACACCACTAGAGGACACTCACCCACAATGCAGTATACCTGCAGATGGAGCTTCTACACCTGATTTATGATACATCATCATGTAAATGCCAAGTGGAAGCAGCACATGGCATCATCCATCAGAAGTAGAACttaatataataagaaaaataacgTTTAAAAATGGATAATTGTTAAATAGATGTTCTGTGGTTGAGTTTAAGTAAAAAGTTAGGCTACATTATGAGAACTTTATTTTGCTATAATGGTTTCATTGTCTGTTTCTGATACATCAAAATGGATTTAAAAGTTTTCAATCGTCCAACTGGATATTCAGATCCTTCACCatacaatattatattttaGGGGGATTTCAAAATGGTAAAAGTATAATTTTAATATATctgcatgttttgtgtttttgcacaGATTATTATGATATTCTGTCATGTTGTACATGGCATCATCCATCAGCAGTGACTGAatataacaaacaaaataaatgtttggttGGTTTGGTTGAGTTTAAATACAAGTTAGACTATGATGCTACAATGGTTTAAGTTTCTGTTTCTGATACCTCAAATGTTAAAGGTTCTCCAACTGGATTTTTGAATCCATTGCCatacaatataatattttagggagactttaaaatgcaaatataaCATATCTGCATACACacgttttgtgtttttgcacaGATTATTATGATCTTCTGTCTTGTTGATGATGATACTTTGTTGCTGTGTTTAAACAGAGACCAGCCCTGAGCACCAGCAGCGCTCCTCTGAGATGCATTCAAAGAAAACGGTCCTCATCAAGACCATCGAAACCCGCGATGGAGAGGTAAAATACACTAAAGTCTGCAGGAGACAGGGACctggttttagtttttatgaaaatgttgaAAGCATTGTGCCAATGCAGAATAGTCTGGTCAACAAAGAGCTTTTTGTTAACTGGAAACTTTGTGCCAACTTATGAGCTCATCAGTCATTCCTATCATCCACAAAACACAAGGAAAACATTCCCCAAAACATGaagaaaaacgttgaaaaataaGAGAGTTAAGGATTCAGCATAGACAAGAGGCATTTTAAACCACTCGATTTTTCACATATTGACTCCTTTAATCTCCCTCACTTTTAACTAATGGGCCTACATTTATATTGATCAGAACACAGACCGCGTCCGTGCTCACTTTAAAGGTCCTAAAGGTTTAACCCTGACCTAAATAGCCAAACTATCCATTCTCTGCACTCAGACTGAAAAAGACAAACTTTTCATTAATTTTTAAAGTAGAAGTGGATAATAGCTCAGTGAGCTGCAGCTAAATGTACAATACCAAGTGATTTTACAAGCTCAATTAGCACTCACGACCTTCAACCTCAGCCAAATAACATTTGTCAGCTCTGAAACTTGTGCATGACACAAAGAGTGAGGACCCTGCTGCACGACATTGTGACGTTTTTCCCATATCAGTCAGGAGGCATTCGTGATactttcaacacacacacacacacacacacacacacacacacacacacacacaggttcagTAGCAGCCAGACATCCTATCCCACCTCAGTGGAAACACTCTACGTGCAACTGCAACTTCCTGGGAAAACATACATCACTGACGTGTTAAAACGAGTTGTGgttgct includes the following:
- the LOC144512894 gene encoding desmin-like; its protein translation is MASYSSSAQTASSYRRHFGQGNYASPSLNRSLLGHSGGSGGGHVSSRVYEVTRSSSTPVYRVSSSYYGKPLATSRASVGRSYTGMGETLDFSLADALNQEFMTTRTNEKVELQHLNDRFASYIEKVRFLEQQNQALAVEVERLRGREPTRIADLYEEEMTELRRQVEIVTNQRSRIEVERDNLLDDVDKLKLRLQEEILQKEDAENNLAAFRADVDAATLARLDLERRIETLQEEIAFLKKIHEEDLLNVKMALDVEIATYRKLLEGEESRITLPVQSYSTLSYRETSPEHQQRSSEMHSKKTVLIKTIETRDGEVVSESTQHQKDIM